The DNA sequence ccgcgcggactgccagccaatcaggcgcgaggaagatgcgcgggcccgacgagcgcgagtggagagtgagcgcgagaacgagcgagaaatcggagagttctctcacgactgtcgacggagtacgtcgacgtgcgagagagatacgtggcctcctctgttgcgaggagaatcgggagagtctcccgaggttgtgcgagtgtgcgagagtgtgagagagtcataggtgcagcgcgttggcacgagcaagtgccgacacccggacgagccagcaaccatccgcacgagaggaaggaagctagccagtccgccatcattgtccggaggaccagagcaaccagcagccttggcgtgggagagccgaggaagctagccgtcaccaggtccacgagagtcagggaggcgccggcgggagcaccgacggacgtccaccagggagagagcgagtaagaaagtattagagagagagagagagagagagagagagagagagagagagagagagagaaagagatagagagagagagagagagagagagagagagagatccgagagtgagacgagtgtggtgcgggcacactagagagagagagagagaactcgagagaccagggtgttggtgtacagtgcgggcgcacaccaagacgtcttctgcgcgaggcgtctggccagcgcacgcgagagagagagagagagagagagagagcgagagagagagagagagagaacagtgcgaggaaacgcgtgtgcgtgagatagagacagcgcaagagaaaaccctatagctgcgcggctgcagcaagtcgggcttgccacaagcgggaggcatagcccgcgcgcgcgagagagaaagagagagagagagagagagagagtcagccgtcagcggactggacctgggcctgtggccagccgtctgctgcacgagcgtggctcgtgtttaagcgtcccagtgtaagccctgcgtggctaaactgtgcgcgggaggcactacagccaccgtattgtagggaagggctgggcgaaatacatgtgcaataaaacttaaccattgtgtgtgatcattttcccctctccctagcgttctcccaaacgtgatgatcgcggtcaaatcctacgtttagaaaaatcctagtgcatgcgaggctctaggtgttgcgcacctgtgttgggaggcacagcgtcgcaattgGCATCCCTTGTGGGGATTCGCGATCATCGAAAGGGAGAGGTAAAGTGTTTTCGCGAGTGTTAGTGTAAAGTGCGCGGAGTGTGAGCGACGGAAAGATGCGCAGCGGGCCACGAGGCAAGCTGCTGACGTCTTTTCGTGTGGAGAGAGACGGCGAAGAGAGCTCAGCGATCAGTGGTCAGCTGTTGAAGTCGCACCATATTGTGCGATGAATCAGCTGACGAAACGGCCGTTCGTAGTGGGACTTGGAGTAGAGCCCAACGCTAAACGTGATAGCGTGGGAGGCTCTACCGTGTCCCCACGAGATGTGCTGCGACGCGTGCGCTCTAGCGACAGCGAGTCAGCCAACGGCGACGACTGGCACACAGTACGTCATAAGCGTCGTCGGCGGGGCTCGCGAGTAAAGCTTTTCGACGAAAGTCGGAAGCAAGGAGACTCCTCGGTCTCGTTGTCGAGTGACAATGAGAGCCAAGAGAGATCTTCAAGTTGGTactcgagtgagagagacagtgTGTGTACTGTGATCGCGAGGTGCGAACGGACAGGTTACTTGCGGTTGTCCGAAAGGATGATAGCAAGGACCGCGGCCTGCGCAACCTCCAGCACAGTCAGTGACGTGGCCGAGGGAGATGTGTTGCGAGGAGGCTCGGGCTCAAGCATAGACGTCAGCGTAGACAGCGGCTATGCGAGCCGAGTGAGTGTCGatcgcagcgagagagacgctcgTGTGAGAGAGTTGGAAGAATGCGGACTCACTCTTGAGGATGCGAGAGCTCGAGTCTTTGAGGAGGAGCTTTCTGTAGCTTGGCGAGAAGCTTACGAGGAAGCCCTCCTGGAAGCTCGAGCGAAGCTGCGGGACGAGTTAGCCACGCTAGAGCATGAGCGGCGGCTGCAACGAGTCCGTGAGGAGGCGAGGGAGGCGGCGCGAGAGCAGGTACGGGTCGAGGCGATAGAACAGATGCGTAAAATGGAGGAAGAGCGAATAGGGCGAAAGCCATGTTTGCGAGCCCCAGTCAAAACGACTGATTCAGTTCGCCCAGCTACTCTAGACCAGCTGAGAGGCAGACCGTCTGTGTTCACGAGTGATATTGGTGACGCGGACAAAGAGTTGCTAGAGCCAGAGCGCGAAACGGTGCGACGCCGCGTCTCTTGGGGCAACTCTGGAGGTCGGCCGAGTATGCAACGGAGCTGTGTGAGCTCGGGTGAGGagtcggaggaggagagtgGACAAGGAGAGAAGAGTGCGGAAGAGGagtcggaggaggagagtgagaggagagagaaaagtgcgtCGAGAAAGAGACGGAGACAGAGAGGTTTGCTGAGCAGTGACAGCGAGCTCGAAGTTAACTCGAGCTGCGAGTTTAACTCAGCGAACCTGACGTCATCCGAACGCCGGAAAAGATCAGCCGACTCGCTCAGGGCTTTGGAGTTCCTGAAGCATTGGGAGCTCCAGTTCTCGGGCGAGAGTGATCacgaggaggcggaggagTTCTTTGATCGACTGTGTGAGTGCAGAGTAGCGTTAGCGGTGCCAGACCGCGAGCTGCTAGCGGTGTTGCCGTGCATTTTCAAGTTGCAGGCAAGCCGCTGGTATCGGgcgaagagaaagagcctACGAACATGGGAGATGTTCTGCCGGGCCTTTCGTCGCCGATACATGGTTCCGTATTGTCGGGAGGATTTGGAGGAAGATCTGCGCAAGCGAACGCAGCACAGAGAAGAGAAGATTGCGGCGTATATCGCGAGTCTTCAGTATCTGGCTTCGCGCTTTCGCCGACCTCCATCCGAACGTGATTTGCTTCGTATCGCATATCAGAACCTCCTTCCGGAATACCGGAGAGCTATTGGCGAAAAATGCGTCAACAGCTGGGAAGAGTTGGAGAGGTACGGCCGACGCTGGGAGCGGCTAAAAGAGTTAGATAGCCGTTGCGCACCTCCGCTGCCAGCGGAGAAGATGCGCGTTCCCGGTGCGGCGTACAAGGAGGAAGGAGAGACCCAGAGAGCCGCTGCAGTCGAGAGGACAGAGCATGCAGGCCCTGGTGACGAGTTGCCTTCTATCGAGGTTGAGGAGAGgacgagtgagagaaagagagcttcaacgaggagaaagagagctaccGTATGGCGCGGCCTGGTGCGTCCGACCGCTAATGCCGTGGCTCGAGGGGAGAGGCGAGGAGATGGTGCGTGCTTCACCTGCTGTAAAGTGGGGCACCGGGCATTGAATTGCCCGGAGATGATCTGCTGGGCATGCCAACAAAAAGGACATTCACGAAGGGAATGTCCTGCGTGTAGGCAATTGCCACAGACATCATGCCAACTTTGCAGACGAGTGAGCCACTCAGGTCTGTGTCTAGATTGCCGGAGAAAAATGGCAATGCTAGAAAGACGGAGAGCTGAGGAAGGAaatgagaagagagagaagtcaGCGGAGGTGGAGAGAAAAGGATGTGAGAGAGTAGTGCTAGAGAGATGTGCAGGGGAGAGAAGAGTGTTGGCCTGGGACCTAGTGAAAGGGTTAAGGCCAACTTCTTCGAGAGAGGAGTCAGCGAGAATGGAGAAGAGAGGAAGTGAGAGAGTGGAGCtggagagatgctgcga is a window from the Nasonia vitripennis strain AsymCx chromosome 3 unlocalized genomic scaffold, Nvit_psr_1.1 chr3_random0009, whole genome shotgun sequence genome containing:
- the LOC116416849 gene encoding cyclin-dependent kinase 11B-like, translated to MIARTAACATSSTVSDVAEGDVLRGGSGSSIDVSVDSGYASRVSVDRSERDARVRELEECGLTLEDARARVFEEELSVAWREAYEEALLEARAKLRDELATLEHERRLQRVREEAREAAREQVRVEAIEQMRKMEEERIGRKPCLRAPVKTTDSVRPATLDQLRGRPSVFTSDIGDADKELLEPERETVRRRVSWGNSGGRPSMQRSCVSSGEESEEESGQGEKSAEEESEEESERREKSASRKRRRQRGLLSSDSELEVNSSCEFNSANLTSSERRKRSADSLRALEFLKHWELQFSGESDHEEAEEFFDRLCECRVALAVPDRELLAVLPCIFKLQASRWYRAKRKSLRTWEMFCRAFRRRYMVPYCREDLEEDLRKRTQHREEKIAAYIASLQYLASRFRRPPSERDLLRIAYQNLLPEYRRAIGEKCVNSWEELERYGRRWERLKELDSRCAPPLPAEKMRVPGAAYKEEGETQRAAAVERTEHAGPGDELPSIEVEERTNEHINGEIFLELDQNDLT